The DNA region CCTGCTACATCAGGATCCGTCCATGTTTCTTTTGACCCTTTTCGTGCTGCTGCCGGCGCTGGTCGCTATTATGCAGAGCGATGACACGACCAGATAATCACACACCCTGGCGGGACCTTATGTGTAGCCGTTTTTTTGGCGCCATGCATAAGGCGCTCCAGTATTTCGGGCGACCGGCGGCGCCCCCGGACCCCGCTTTCTTTCGCGATAACCACCCAAATCAGAGATTATCTACTGACCCTCTAGCCCGTCCAACCACGACCGGACAACTGCGGCATTGGGGGACTTAATCTGCTCAAAAATCGTTAAGGACTGTTGCCAGCATTGCCTGGCCTTCTCCACCTCCCCTAGAGCAGCATAGGCTAACCCCAGGTTGCCCAAACGATTCCCCTCACCTCGCCGGTCTCCTATCTCCTGCGAGATCCCCAACGCCTGCTCGTAGTACCCGATCGCCTTCTCCAC from Chloroflexota bacterium includes:
- a CDS encoding tetratricopeptide repeat protein, yielding YEQALGISQEIGDRRGEGNRLGNLGLAYAALGEVEKAIGYYEQALGISQEIGDRRGEGNRLGNLGLAYAALGEVEKARQCWQQSLTIFEQIKSPNAAVVRSWLDGLEGQ